One window from the genome of Epinephelus moara isolate mb chromosome 5, YSFRI_EMoa_1.0, whole genome shotgun sequence encodes:
- the LOC126390524 gene encoding transcription elongation factor 1 homolog gives MGRRKSKRKPPPKKKMTGDLESQFTCPFCNHEKSCDVKMERSRNTGIISCTVCLEEFQTPITYLSEPVDVYSDWIDACEAANQ, from the exons ATGGGTCGCCGCAAGTCCAAAAGAAAGCCCCCTCCTAAGAAGAAAATGACAGGAGATCTGGAGTCTCAGTTCACCTGTCCGTTCTGCAACCACGAGAAGTCGTGTGATGTCAAAAT GGAGAGAAGCAGAAATACTGGGATAATATCTTGCACAGTCTGCTTGGAGGAGTTCCAGACCCCCATCACCT ATTTGTCAGAGCCGGTTGACGTGTACAGTGACTGGATAGATGCCTGTGAAGCAGCCAATCAGTAG
- the pld6 gene encoding mitochondrial cardiolipin hydrolase, with the protein MSVMWTVKVVGLGAVALSLSVELLCWLVRRLRPGRTLNEVLFFPSEMACVEHIFSPSLPQSCCCPLPHGIETSFSRLLRHILSASSSLDLCIFAFSNMDLCRAVLALHSRGVTIRVLTDKQYTAISGSQIGVLRKAGICVRCDVGSDYMHHKFAVVDGRLLITGSLNWTLTAVQSNMENILITEEPDLVRPFMEEFHKLWGQNDRARYLHSSAQKPANITIRISD; encoded by the exons ATGTCAGTGATGTGGACGGTGAAGGTGGTCGGCCTGGGTGCGGTGGCCCTCTCTCTAAGTGTGGAGCTGCTTTGCTGGCTCGTCCGTCGCCTCAGACCTGGAAGAACCCTCAATGAGGTCCTCTTCTTTCCCTCAGAGATGGCCTGTGTGGAGCATATCTTCTCTCCCTCGTTGCCTCA GTCCTGTTGCTGCCCGTTGCCTCATGGCATAGAGACCTCTTTCTCCCGTCTTCTTCGCCACATCCTGTCTGCTTCCTCCTCTTTGGACTTGTGTATCTTTGCCTTCTCCAACATGGACCTGTGCAGGGCTGTGCTGGCGCTGCATAGCAGAGGAGTCACCATCCGAGTCCTCACTGACAAGCAATACACTGCCATCTCTGGCTCCCAGATAGGTGTCCTCCGCAAGGCTG GGATCTGTGTGCGGTGCGACGTGGGCTCCGATTACATGCATCACAAGTTTGCAGTGGTGGACGGCAGGCTGCTCATCACCGGCTCCCTCAACTGGACGCTGACAGCAGTGCAGAGCAACATGGAGAACATCCTCATCACCGAGGAGCCAGACCTGGTGCGACCCTTCATGGAGGAGTTCCACAAGTTGTGGGGGCAAAACGATCGAGCTCGATACCTCCACTCAAGTGCCCAAAAACCTGCTAACATCACCATCAGAATCAGTGACTGA
- the rab3da gene encoding RAB3D, member RAS oncogene family, a: MALARDPGAGPEQRDAADQNFDYMFKLLIIGNSSVGKTSFLFRFADDSFTSAFVSTVGIDFKVKTIYRNDKRVKLQIWDTAGQERYRTITTAYYRGAMGFLLMYDITSQESFCAVQDWATQIKTYSWGNAQVVLVGNKLDLEEDRQVPTEDAQRLATELGFQFFEASAKDNVNVKQVFDKLVDVICEKMNESVNGDASPLSANHKEAGLNETPRSSPGGCAC; this comes from the exons ATGGCACTAGCCAGAGATCCAGGGGCGGGCCCGGAGCAGAGGGATGCAGCCGACCAAAACTTTGACTACATGTTTAAGCTGCTGATCATCGGCAACAGCAGCGTGGGAAAGACATCCTTCCTATTCCGGTTTGCCGATGACTCCTTCACTTCAGCCTTTGTTAGCACAGTGGGCATCGACTTCAAAGTGAAGACCATCTACAGGAACGACAAGAGGGTCAAACTTCAGATCTGG GACACCGCAGGGCAGGAGCGCTACCGGACCATCACCACAGCTTACTACAGAGGAGCCATGGGCTTCCTGTTGATGTATGATATCACAAGCCAGGAGTCATTCTGTGCTGTTCAGGACTG GGCAACCCAGATCAAGACGTACTCATGGGGCAACGCTCAAGTTGTGCTGGTAGGCAATAAGCTGGATTTGGAAGAGGACAGGCAGGTCCCCACTGAAGATGCCCAAAGACTGGCTACAGAGCTCG GCTTCCAGTTCTTTGAGGCCAGTGCCAAAGACAACGTCAACGTGAAGCAGGTTTTTGACAAACTGGTGGATGTCATCTGCGAGAAGATGAACGAGAGCGTCAACGGTGATGCCAGTCCATTGTCGGCCAATCACAAGGAGGCAGGCCTGAACGAGACACCCCGCAGCAGCCCGGGAGGCTGTGCGTGTTGA
- the LOC126390774 gene encoding tetraspanin-1-like: MCCSSFLKIMMFIFNGGIFVAGAAVLGVGVWVKVDSGSLLGLLDNVEGTPSGLSQLVYVSYLLMAVGGVLLVIGFLGCCGAVKESRCMLLTFFSIVLIIFIIEVAGAVVLLVFQDLADQLLEGLEDEVITSIRKDYGSKESLTSLWNGTMDQFKCCGFKNYTDFNGSPFYLDHEGDVYPPTCCNATITVGVCNRNEASLSEVDGCFVKLLQLIEDNAVIVAGVALGIAALEIAAMVVSLVLYNQIGSKA; the protein is encoded by the exons aTGTGTTGCTCCAGCTTTCTCAAAATTATGATGTTTATCTTCAATGGCGGCATCTTT GTGGCAGGTGCAGCCGTCCTGGGAGTGGGAGTGTGGGTGAAAGTGGACAGTGGTTCTCTGCTGGGTTTACTGGATAATGTGGAGGGCACTCCATCTGGGTTGTCCCAGCTGGTCTACGTCAGCTACCTGCTCATGGCAGTGGGTGGCGTGCTGTTGGTCATTGGCTTCCTGGGCTGCTGCGGAGCTGTCAAGGAGAGCCGGTGTATGCTGCTGACG TTCTTCAGCATTGTGCTGATTATCTTCATCATCGAGGTTGCAGGAGCTGTGGTGCTGCTCGTCTTCCAGGATTTG GCTGATCAGCTTCTTGAAGGTCTGGAGGATGAAGTTATAACAAGCATTAGAAAAGACTATGGAAGTAAGGAAAGTCTGACCTCTCTCTGGAATGGCACCATGGATCAG TTTAAATGCTGTGGATTCAAGAACTACACAGACTTTAATGGCTCCCCGTTTTACCTGGACCATGAAGGAGATGTTTATCCACCCACATGTTGCAATGCAACCATCACTGtgggagtgtgcaatagaaacgAAGCAAGTCTTTCG GAGGTTGATGGCTGCTTTGTcaagctgctgcagctgatagAGGACAACGCTGTGATCGTTGCAGGTGTGGCGCTTGGAATCGCTGCTCTTGAG ATTGCTGCCATGGTGGTTTCACTGGTTCTCTACAATCAGATTGGCAGCAAGGCATGA
- the dand5 gene encoding DAN domain family member 5, which produces MAFPISLVFLSSWTAVAFTFPHNTFGNIIKGSRVEFESSGSGLDEPVRGIVKVVQLDPRALARSEFFRGALNPRRAPSLSSRVSFPAFLSHGRPGPAPKTPVSPLHHLRPKSPTERELKKKQGLQMWQRAMNKGEKMSISLPVNLKDTKQTCTAVPFTQRVTADGCDTVTVHNKLCFGQCSSLFVPSEGEFAGLGTGRGALHHQAPCSRCAPSKALTVTVPLRCGAEVREKRVMVVEECKCETSREEKSAEAAASTHL; this is translated from the exons ATGGCTTTCCCTATCAGCCTTGTCTTTTTGTCGAGTTGGACAGCTGTAGCTTTTACATTCCCTCACAATACTTTTGGCAACATTATTAAAGGGTCAAGAGTCGAATTTGAATCATCTGGCAGCGGGCTGGACGAACCTGTCCGGGGAATTGTTAAGGTTGTGCAGCTGGACCCTCGCGCCCTGGCCCGGTCAGAGTTCTTCAGAGGGGCACTGAACCCCAGAAGAGCCCCCTCTCTCAGCTCCAGAGTGTCCTTCCCTGCATTCTTGTCTCATGGGCGTCCAGGTCCGGCCCCCAAAACCCCAGTGAGTCCATTGCACCACCTGCGCCCTAAAAGCCCCACTGAGAGGGAACTAAAGAAGAAGCAAGGCCTGCAGATGTGGCAGAGAGCCATGAATAAAGGAGAGAAGATGAGCATTTCCCTGCCGGTCAACCTGAAGGACACTAAACAGACGTGCACTGCTGTACCTTTCACTCAG CGCGTGACAGCAGATGGATGTGACACAGTGACAGTGCACAACAAGCTGTGTTTCGGCCAGTGCAGCTCCCTGTTTGTCCCATCCGAAGGGGAGTTTGCTGGGCTTGGTACCGGGAGAGGGGCCCTCCACCACCAGGCCCCCTGTTCTCGCTGCGCCCCATCCAAAGCACTCACTGTGACTGTGCCCCTGCGCTGTGGAGCTGAGGTCCGGGAGAAGCGAgtgatggtggtggaggagTGCAAGTGTGAGACAAGCCGAGAAGAAAAGAGTGCTGAGGCTGCAGCTTCCACACACCTGTAA